From Streptomyces asiaticus, one genomic window encodes:
- a CDS encoding MFS transporter encodes MSTGPGADSAPAPKNPAHPGGPGGPGNPGNSGIPVSDPAPGITAGRTRGGTFRSLRIRNYRLFATGAMISNTGTWMSRIAQDWLVLSLTGSSTAVGITTALQFLPMLLFGLYGGVIADRCPRRRLLLFTQTALGLCGLALATLTLSGHVQVWHVYLIAFLLGMVTVVDNPTRQVFVNEMVGPKDLRNAVSLNSANFQSARLIGPAVAGVLITAVGSGWAFLINGVSFGAPIIGLLLMRTGELHKVERAPRGKGQLREGLRYVAGNPELIWPIVLVGFIGTFGFNFPIWLSAFADDVFHAGPGTYGLLNTLIAIGSVTGALLAARRVVARRRLLVGAALMFGVLEMVAAATPYFWLFAALMVPIGIFSLTFNVTANSSVQLATDPAMRGRVMSLFMMVFVGGTPIGGPLVGWLTDTCGARIGFAAGGLISAAAAAAVGLILVRVGGLRLKLDLRRGHPHVIFVPRTPEAEEKSLAATA; translated from the coding sequence TTGAGTACGGGACCCGGAGCAGACTCCGCACCCGCACCGAAGAACCCCGCACACCCCGGAGGTCCCGGAGGCCCTGGAAACCCGGGCAACTCCGGAATCCCCGTATCCGACCCCGCGCCCGGCATCACCGCGGGACGCACCCGGGGTGGGACCTTCCGTTCGCTGAGGATCCGCAACTACCGCCTGTTCGCGACCGGTGCCATGATCTCCAACACCGGCACCTGGATGTCGCGGATCGCCCAGGACTGGCTGGTCCTGAGTCTCACCGGCTCCTCCACCGCGGTCGGCATCACCACCGCGCTCCAGTTCCTGCCCATGCTGCTCTTCGGCCTCTACGGCGGGGTCATCGCGGACCGATGTCCCCGGCGCCGGCTGCTGCTCTTCACCCAGACCGCGCTGGGGCTGTGCGGGCTCGCCCTCGCCACCCTCACCCTCAGCGGCCATGTGCAGGTCTGGCACGTCTATCTCATCGCGTTCCTGCTCGGCATGGTCACCGTCGTCGACAACCCGACCCGCCAGGTCTTCGTCAACGAGATGGTCGGCCCCAAGGACCTGCGGAACGCGGTCAGCCTCAACTCCGCGAACTTCCAGTCCGCCCGGCTGATCGGCCCGGCGGTCGCCGGTGTGCTGATCACCGCCGTGGGCAGCGGCTGGGCCTTCCTGATCAACGGAGTCTCCTTCGGCGCCCCGATCATCGGGCTGCTGCTGATGCGCACCGGCGAGCTGCACAAGGTCGAGCGGGCGCCGCGCGGCAAGGGGCAGCTTCGGGAGGGGCTGCGCTATGTGGCGGGGAACCCCGAGCTGATCTGGCCGATCGTGCTCGTCGGCTTCATCGGCACCTTCGGCTTCAACTTCCCGATCTGGCTGAGCGCCTTCGCCGACGATGTCTTCCACGCCGGTCCTGGTACGTACGGCCTGCTCAACACCCTGATCGCGATCGGCTCGGTGACGGGCGCGCTGCTCGCCGCCCGGCGGGTGGTGGCCCGGCGGCGGCTGCTGGTCGGGGCGGCGCTGATGTTCGGCGTGCTGGAGATGGTCGCGGCGGCCACCCCGTACTTCTGGCTCTTCGCGGCGCTCATGGTGCCGATCGGGATCTTCAGCCTGACGTTCAACGTGACCGCGAACTCCAGCGTCCAGCTCGCGACGGACCCCGCGATGCGCGGCCGGGTGATGAGCCTGTTCATGATGGTCTTCGTCGGCGGTACGCCGATCGGCGGCCCGCTGGTGGGCTGGCTGACCGACACTTGCGGCGCCCGCATAGGCTTCGCCGCGGGCGGCCTGATCTCGGCGGCCGCCGCGGCCGCGGTGGGGCTGATCCTGGTACGGGTCGGCGGCCTGCGGCTGAAGCTGGATCTGCGCCGGGGCCACCCGCATGTGATCTTCGTGCCCCGGACCCCGGAGGCGGAGGAGAAGTCGCTGGCCGCCACGGCCTGA
- a CDS encoding MarR family winged helix-turn-helix transcriptional regulator, which produces MPDLSRPQHQAEAPPDDAAAVSALRSGVMRLSRRLKHQRVDESLSPTEMAVLGTLAQCGSATPGELARKEHVQPPSMTRIVALLEAKGLVRLEPHPEDRRQKVVSPTERAEAMLEESRRKRNAWLAELVGELTEDEWEVLRAAAPVLEKLAHM; this is translated from the coding sequence ATGCCGGATCTGTCCCGCCCCCAGCACCAGGCGGAGGCGCCCCCCGATGACGCGGCCGCCGTGAGTGCACTGCGGTCCGGAGTGATGCGTCTCTCGCGGCGGCTCAAGCACCAGCGGGTGGACGAATCGCTCAGCCCGACCGAGATGGCGGTCCTGGGCACGCTGGCCCAGTGCGGCTCCGCCACCCCCGGCGAGCTGGCCCGTAAGGAGCATGTCCAGCCGCCGTCGATGACCCGCATCGTGGCGCTGCTGGAGGCCAAGGGACTGGTCAGGCTCGAGCCGCATCCGGAGGACCGGCGGCAGAAAGTCGTCTCGCCGACCGAGCGGGCAGAGGCCATGCTCGAAGAGAGCCGACGCAAGCGCAACGCCTGGCTGGCCGAGCTGGTCGGGGAGCTGACCGAGGACGAGTGGGAGGTGCTGCGCGCCGCCGCGCCCGTGCTGGAGAAGCTCGCGCACATGTAG
- a CDS encoding NCS2 family permease, with amino-acid sequence MSPSATAPVDAGKQAPTPPANGIDTFFKISERGSSVSREIRGGLATFFAMAYIVVLNPIILGAGTDKFGHQLNNGQLVTATALIAGLTTLLMGIVGNVPIALAAGLGINAVVSLQLAPKMSWPDAMGMVVLAGLVLMILVASGLRQRVMDAIPSGLRRAIAIGIGLFIALIGLVDSGFVSRNPDSAHTTVPLGLGVAGRLQGWPVLVFVAGLALTFILIVRKTRGAILIGIVTMTVVAIVINSLATIPDAQWGLTIPSVPEKVVDKPDFGLVGDVSLFGGFHEVGLLTGCLFVFTVLLSGFFDAMGTIIGVGEEAGLTDERGQLPGMGRILMMDGVAVAGGGFGSASANTCFVESTAGVGEGARTGLANVVTGGLFLLALVFTPLAKVVPSQAATPALVVVGFLIMAANVKEIDWSDSTIAIPAFLTMISMPFTYSITNGIGLGVLSFLLLRIATRRAREIPWLLGVVGLCFLVYFLLNPIEQALGVS; translated from the coding sequence ATGTCCCCCTCGGCCACCGCGCCGGTCGACGCCGGTAAGCAGGCTCCGACTCCCCCCGCCAACGGCATCGACACGTTCTTCAAGATCAGCGAGCGTGGTTCCTCGGTCTCCCGGGAGATCCGGGGCGGACTGGCCACGTTCTTTGCGATGGCCTACATCGTCGTACTGAACCCGATCATCCTCGGGGCCGGTACGGACAAGTTCGGGCATCAGCTCAACAACGGCCAGCTGGTCACCGCCACTGCCCTGATCGCGGGCCTGACCACGCTGCTCATGGGGATCGTCGGCAACGTTCCCATCGCGCTGGCCGCGGGCCTCGGCATCAACGCCGTGGTCTCGCTCCAGCTCGCGCCCAAGATGAGCTGGCCGGACGCGATGGGCATGGTGGTGCTCGCGGGTCTGGTGCTGATGATCCTCGTCGCCTCCGGGCTGCGGCAGCGGGTGATGGACGCGATTCCGTCCGGGCTGCGGCGGGCGATCGCGATCGGCATCGGGCTCTTCATCGCCCTGATCGGCCTGGTCGACTCCGGCTTCGTCAGCCGTAACCCCGACTCCGCGCACACCACCGTCCCCCTGGGCCTGGGCGTGGCCGGGCGGCTCCAGGGCTGGCCGGTGCTGGTCTTCGTGGCCGGTCTCGCGCTCACCTTCATCCTGATCGTCCGCAAGACGCGCGGCGCGATCCTGATCGGCATCGTGACCATGACCGTGGTCGCGATCGTGATCAACTCCCTGGCCACGATCCCGGACGCCCAGTGGGGGCTGACCATCCCCTCGGTGCCGGAGAAGGTGGTCGACAAGCCGGACTTCGGCCTCGTCGGCGACGTCAGCCTCTTCGGCGGCTTCCATGAGGTCGGCCTGCTCACCGGCTGTCTCTTCGTCTTCACCGTGCTGCTGTCCGGCTTCTTCGACGCGATGGGCACGATCATCGGCGTCGGCGAGGAGGCCGGGCTGACCGATGAGCGCGGTCAGCTGCCCGGCATGGGCCGGATCCTGATGATGGACGGCGTCGCGGTGGCGGGCGGCGGCTTCGGCTCTGCCTCGGCCAACACCTGCTTCGTCGAATCCACGGCGGGCGTCGGGGAGGGGGCGCGCACCGGACTCGCGAACGTGGTGACCGGCGGGCTCTTCCTGCTCGCGCTGGTCTTCACCCCGCTGGCCAAGGTGGTGCCCTCGCAGGCCGCGACCCCCGCGCTGGTGGTCGTCGGCTTCCTGATCATGGCGGCGAACGTCAAGGAGATCGACTGGAGCGATTCCACGATCGCGATCCCGGCCTTCCTGACCATGATCTCGATGCCGTTCACGTACAGCATCACCAACGGGATCGGGCTGGGCGTCCTCTCGTTCCTGCTGCTGCGCATCGCCACCCGGCGGGCCCGGGAGATCCCGTGGCTGCTGGGCGTGGTGGGGCTGTGCTTCCTGGTGTACTTCCTGCTCAACCCGATCGAACAGGCACTCGGCGTCTCCTGA
- a CDS encoding DUF2530 domain-containing protein produces MTKWTPKHEAPEPLEGNVVATITGGTIVWFVLFLTQLPFYGWFHEHGHLWWLWTCLAGGGLGLLGIWYVRAREAAIRRGSRNGDARTADAQNG; encoded by the coding sequence ATGACGAAGTGGACCCCCAAGCACGAGGCGCCGGAGCCCCTCGAGGGCAATGTCGTGGCCACGATCACCGGCGGCACGATCGTGTGGTTCGTCCTCTTCCTCACCCAGCTGCCCTTCTACGGCTGGTTCCACGAGCACGGACATCTGTGGTGGCTGTGGACCTGCCTGGCCGGCGGCGGGCTCGGGCTGCTCGGCATCTGGTACGTACGGGCCCGGGAGGCGGCGATCCGGCGCGGCTCGCGGAACGGGGACGCGCGGACGGCCGACGCGCAGAACGGCTGA
- a CDS encoding SAM-dependent methyltransferase, which translates to MTGNRFRADEIDTSKPHSARMYDYFLGGKTHYAVDTHAAEQVEAVWPDVKPWTRANRSFMHRATRWLAGEAGIRQFLDIGTGIPTEPNLHQVAQKAAPDSRVVYADNDPIVLAYAQALLLSTPEGRTAYIHADVSDPEAILAAEDLNDTLDLSQPVALSLNAIMHFIADEQKPYEIVRRLVEPLASGSYLVLSHGGLDPRPGVSDAVTNLYRSSGIHVQGRTQEEILPFFDGLELVDPGVVMPHRWKPESEQARAEAEAEELWIFAGVARKP; encoded by the coding sequence ATGACCGGTAACCGCTTTCGTGCCGATGAGATCGACACCAGCAAGCCGCACTCGGCCCGCATGTACGACTACTTCCTGGGCGGCAAGACCCACTACGCAGTCGACACCCACGCCGCCGAACAGGTCGAGGCCGTCTGGCCCGACGTCAAGCCGTGGACCCGTGCCAACCGGTCATTCATGCACCGCGCGACCCGCTGGCTCGCGGGCGAGGCGGGCATACGTCAGTTCCTGGACATCGGCACCGGCATCCCCACCGAGCCCAACCTCCACCAGGTCGCCCAGAAGGCCGCCCCGGACTCCCGGGTCGTCTACGCGGACAACGACCCGATAGTGCTGGCCTACGCGCAGGCCCTGTTGCTCTCCACGCCCGAGGGCCGCACCGCCTACATCCACGCGGACGTCAGCGATCCGGAGGCGATCCTGGCCGCCGAGGATCTGAACGACACCCTCGATCTGTCCCAGCCGGTCGCGCTGTCGCTCAATGCGATCATGCACTTCATCGCGGACGAGCAGAAGCCGTACGAGATCGTGCGCCGACTGGTCGAGCCCTTGGCCTCGGGCAGCTATCTCGTGCTCTCGCACGGCGGTCTCGACCCCCGCCCCGGGGTCTCGGACGCGGTCACCAACCTCTACCGCAGCAGCGGCATCCATGTGCAGGGACGCACCCAGGAAGAGATCCTTCCGTTCTTCGACGGGCTGGAGCTGGTCGATCCGGGCGTGGTGATGCCGCACCGCTGGAAGCCCGAGAGCGAGCAGGCCAGGGCCGAGGCGGAGGCGGAGGAGCTGTGGATCTTCGCGGGCGTGGCCCGCAAGCCCTGA
- a CDS encoding sacsin N-terminal ATP-binding-like domain-containing protein, whose amino-acid sequence MVRGATEDADPFGTARLRRGVLDAWAASPARFREDANAEEDLALGGHRDRLVVEMAQNAADAAARAGVPGRLRLTLRPATDGEPAVLAVANTGAPLDAAGVESLSTLRASAKRDEPESAVGRFGVGFAAVLAVSDEPAVVGRTGGVRWSLAEARELTQRAATAAATAAGPGPGLAEELRRRDGHVPLLRLPLPAEGSAPEGYDTVVVLPLRDGAAWDVAERLLAGIDDALLLTLPGLAEVVVETVEGTRTLRRRQDGPYTVVEDSGARGTTRWRTESIGGRLEPELLADRPVEERLRPVWSVTWAVPVDAEGAPTRPATAPVVHAPTPTDEPLGMPALLIASFPLEPTRRHTAPGPLTDFLLDRAAEAYATLLRDWHPVSVGSIDLVPGQLGRGELDGELRQRVLERLPRVPFLPSAAAPAVGVGGTQDAAVAEAVAGWLGSPEALGPDAAQGGPAADEPAAAPSAPAPADWDDDVLARGGAEGEPYALRPRDAEIVEGAGAETVEVLAELFPTLLPAGLERRSELRVLGVARVPLGELIDRLAGVERAPAWWRRLYDSLGGIDPDRLSGLPVPLADGRTTIGPRQVLLPLPGEADGDLDGSHGLDSPHGLDSIGTAESAGIAEPAVTTEPAGISASAGISASAGTVESARPPERGATVSDTHRTLARLGLKVAHPDAAHPLLEKLGATPATPRAVLTTPQVRAAVAHSLEAEDEYDPFAEEGEGGLGAALDADTLADTVLGLVQQARLAPGDEPWLAALALPDEDGELAPAGELVLPGSAFEQVMREGELAACDAELAERWGEQPLAAVGVLAGFTLVRATDVVLDPDELEPREGDFTEPDDVGVLDAVDVWCEDVLDRLPETPVPPVATEIVAVRDLDLVDDDAWPRALAMLAQPPLRDALTAPVRVLLPDGTTEIVRSYTAWWLRGHPVLDGRRPAGLRAAGGDPLLAGLYEAVDAAGFEDEQVLRALGVRTSVASLLDEPGGAAELLARLADPDREVAPAQLHAIYGQLADLDPEQVTLPDELRAIVDGEPTVVEAGEALVADAPDLMPLAEADGRALLPVRPTRAAELAELFQVRRLSEAYPARVTSQGDPHEVPEAVRELLPGAPLSYIEHEELLIEGEGEGSGAGAGEIELDWRYVDGTLHASTVEGVAAGLSWAAGHWARRFEVAALLEDLTRTEELARARWFD is encoded by the coding sequence ATGGTGCGAGGCGCGACCGAGGACGCGGACCCGTTCGGGACCGCGCGGCTGCGGCGCGGCGTGCTGGACGCCTGGGCCGCGTCGCCCGCCCGGTTCCGGGAGGACGCCAACGCCGAGGAGGACCTGGCGCTGGGCGGCCACCGGGACCGGCTGGTCGTCGAGATGGCCCAGAACGCGGCGGACGCCGCCGCCCGCGCCGGGGTGCCCGGGCGGCTGCGGCTGACCCTGCGGCCGGCCACCGACGGCGAGCCCGCCGTGCTGGCCGTCGCCAACACCGGGGCGCCGCTGGACGCGGCGGGCGTCGAGTCGCTGTCCACCCTGCGGGCGTCGGCCAAGCGGGACGAGCCGGAGAGCGCGGTCGGGCGGTTCGGCGTCGGCTTCGCGGCGGTGCTCGCGGTGAGCGACGAGCCCGCGGTCGTGGGCCGCACCGGCGGGGTGCGCTGGTCGCTGGCCGAGGCGCGGGAGCTGACCCAGCGCGCCGCCACCGCCGCCGCCACCGCCGCCGGCCCCGGCCCCGGCCTCGCCGAGGAGCTGCGCCGCCGCGACGGCCACGTACCGCTGCTGCGGCTGCCGCTGCCCGCCGAGGGGAGCGCCCCGGAGGGCTACGACACCGTCGTGGTGCTGCCGCTGCGCGACGGCGCCGCCTGGGACGTGGCCGAGCGGCTGCTGGCCGGGATCGACGACGCGCTGCTGCTGACCCTCCCCGGCCTGGCCGAGGTCGTGGTCGAGACCGTCGAGGGCACCCGGACGCTGCGCCGCCGCCAGGACGGCCCGTACACCGTCGTCGAGGACAGCGGCGCCCGCGGTACGACGCGCTGGCGCACCGAGAGCATCGGGGGGCGGCTGGAGCCGGAGCTGCTCGCCGACCGCCCGGTGGAGGAGCGGCTGCGCCCGGTGTGGTCGGTGACCTGGGCGGTTCCGGTGGACGCGGAGGGCGCGCCGACGCGCCCCGCGACCGCCCCGGTGGTCCACGCCCCGACGCCGACCGATGAGCCGCTGGGCATGCCCGCGCTGCTGATCGCGTCCTTCCCGCTGGAACCCACCCGCCGCCACACCGCCCCCGGGCCGCTCACGGACTTCCTGCTGGACCGCGCGGCCGAGGCGTACGCGACGCTGCTGCGCGACTGGCATCCGGTCTCGGTCGGCTCGATCGACCTGGTCCCGGGCCAGCTGGGCCGGGGCGAGCTGGACGGGGAGTTGCGCCAGCGGGTGCTGGAGCGGCTGCCGAGGGTGCCCTTCCTGCCCAGTGCCGCCGCACCGGCGGTGGGCGTGGGCGGCACGCAGGACGCGGCCGTGGCCGAGGCCGTGGCGGGCTGGCTCGGCTCGCCGGAGGCGCTCGGCCCGGACGCCGCCCAGGGCGGCCCCGCGGCGGACGAGCCGGCTGCCGCCCCGTCCGCGCCCGCCCCGGCCGACTGGGACGACGACGTGCTGGCGCGCGGCGGCGCCGAGGGCGAGCCGTACGCGCTGCGGCCCCGGGACGCCGAGATCGTCGAGGGCGCGGGCGCGGAGACGGTGGAGGTGCTGGCCGAGCTGTTCCCGACGCTGCTGCCCGCCGGTCTCGAGCGCCGCTCGGAGCTGCGGGTGCTGGGCGTGGCCCGGGTACCGCTGGGCGAGCTCATCGACCGGCTCGCGGGCGTGGAGCGCGCCCCGGCCTGGTGGCGGCGGCTGTACGACTCGCTGGGCGGTATCGACCCGGACCGGCTCAGCGGGCTGCCGGTGCCGCTGGCGGACGGCCGGACGACGATCGGGCCCCGGCAGGTGCTGCTGCCGCTGCCGGGCGAGGCCGACGGCGACCTGGACGGCTCGCACGGCCTGGACAGCCCGCACGGCCTGGACAGCATCGGAACCGCCGAGTCCGCCGGAATCGCTGAGCCCGCAGTCACCACCGAGCCCGCCGGAATCTCCGCGTCCGCCGGAATCTCCGCGTCCGCCGGAACCGTCGAATCCGCGCGGCCCCCCGAGCGCGGCGCCACGGTCAGCGATACGCATCGCACCCTCGCCCGCCTCGGCCTGAAAGTTGCACATCCGGACGCCGCCCATCCGCTGCTGGAGAAGCTCGGCGCGACCCCCGCCACGCCCCGCGCCGTGCTGACGACCCCGCAGGTACGGGCCGCCGTGGCGCATTCGCTGGAGGCGGAGGACGAGTACGACCCGTTCGCGGAGGAGGGCGAGGGCGGCCTGGGCGCGGCGCTGGACGCCGACACGCTGGCCGACACGGTCCTCGGCCTGGTCCAGCAGGCCCGGCTGGCGCCCGGCGACGAGCCGTGGCTGGCCGCGCTCGCGCTCCCGGACGAGGACGGTGAGCTGGCCCCGGCCGGTGAGCTGGTCCTCCCCGGCAGCGCCTTCGAGCAGGTGATGCGGGAGGGCGAACTGGCCGCGTGCGACGCCGAGCTGGCCGAGCGCTGGGGTGAGCAGCCGCTCGCCGCGGTCGGTGTGCTGGCGGGGTTCACGCTGGTCAGGGCCACCGATGTGGTGCTGGACCCGGATGAACTGGAGCCCCGCGAGGGCGATTTCACCGAACCGGACGACGTCGGCGTGCTGGACGCCGTCGACGTGTGGTGCGAGGACGTGCTGGACCGGCTGCCGGAGACGCCGGTGCCGCCGGTGGCCACCGAGATCGTGGCCGTACGCGACCTGGACCTGGTCGACGACGACGCCTGGCCGCGGGCCCTGGCCATGCTCGCCCAGCCGCCGCTGCGCGACGCGCTGACCGCGCCGGTGCGGGTGCTGCTGCCGGACGGCACGACGGAGATCGTGCGCTCGTACACCGCGTGGTGGCTGCGCGGCCATCCGGTGCTGGACGGCCGCCGCCCCGCCGGGCTGCGCGCGGCCGGGGGCGATCCGCTGCTGGCGGGGCTGTACGAGGCGGTGGACGCGGCCGGGTTCGAGGACGAGCAGGTGCTGCGGGCGCTGGGCGTACGGACCTCCGTCGCCTCGCTGCTGGACGAGCCGGGCGGCGCCGCCGAACTGCTGGCCCGCCTCGCCGACCCGGACCGCGAGGTGGCCCCCGCCCAGCTGCACGCCATCTACGGGCAGTTGGCCGACCTGGACCCGGAGCAGGTGACCCTGCCGGACGAGCTGCGCGCCATCGTGGACGGCGAGCCGACGGTGGTCGAGGCGGGCGAGGCGCTGGTCGCGGACGCCCCGGACCTGATGCCGCTGGCCGAGGCGGACGGCCGGGCGCTGCTGCCCGTACGGCCCACGCGGGCGGCGGAGCTGGCCGAGCTGTTCCAGGTGCGGCGGCTGAGCGAGGCGTACCCGGCGCGGGTGACCTCACAGGGCGATCCGCACGAGGTGCCCGAGGCGGTCCGCGAACTCCTCCCGGGCGCCCCGCTGTCGTACATCGAGCACGAGGAACTGCTGATCGAGGGCGAGGGCGAGGGCTCGGGCGCGGGTGCGGGCGAGATCGAGCTGGACTGGCGGTATGTGGACGGCACCCTGCACGCCTCGACGGTCGAGGGCGTCGCGGCCGGTCTGTCCTGGGCCGCCGGCCACTGGGCGCGCCGGTTCGAGGTGGCGGCCCTGCTGGAGGATCTGACCCGTACGGAGGAGCTGGCACGGGCCCGCTGGTTCGACTGA
- a CDS encoding DUF3027 domain-containing protein, with protein sequence MRSRTPDRLCAEAVELAREAAQEAAHPGQVGEYLGAVAEGDRVVTHLFESPEPGYRGWRWAVTVTRASRAKAVTLDETVLLPGPDALLAPEWVPWSERLRPGDMGPGDLLPTEAEDPRLEPGYSGEDAPPPNSAVSEEMQQLAAVEEADVTAGAPVAQTPPTTGSIAAVAEELGMRRARVLSRYGLHDAADRWDEAYGPKTPMAQAAPGTCATCGFLVAVGGSLGQAFGVCANEFSPADGRVVSLSYGCGAHSEAAVMPKPPRPAPPVIDETVVEPLPLHPDRTSGSVEPDTPPEELGHS encoded by the coding sequence CGAAGCCGTACCCCCGACCGCCTGTGCGCCGAGGCGGTCGAACTCGCCCGCGAGGCGGCTCAGGAAGCCGCCCATCCGGGGCAGGTGGGCGAGTATCTGGGCGCTGTCGCCGAGGGCGACCGCGTGGTCACGCATCTCTTCGAGAGCCCCGAGCCGGGCTATCGCGGCTGGCGCTGGGCGGTCACGGTGACCCGCGCCTCCCGCGCCAAGGCCGTCACCCTGGACGAGACGGTGCTGCTCCCCGGCCCCGACGCGCTGCTCGCGCCGGAGTGGGTGCCCTGGAGCGAGCGGCTGCGCCCCGGCGACATGGGGCCGGGCGATCTGCTCCCCACCGAGGCCGAGGACCCGCGCCTGGAGCCCGGCTACTCGGGCGAGGACGCCCCGCCGCCCAACTCCGCGGTCTCGGAGGAGATGCAGCAGCTCGCGGCGGTGGAGGAGGCCGATGTGACGGCCGGCGCCCCCGTGGCGCAGACCCCGCCCACGACCGGCTCGATCGCGGCCGTCGCCGAGGAGCTGGGCATGCGGCGCGCCCGGGTGCTGTCCCGCTACGGCCTCCACGACGCGGCCGACCGCTGGGACGAGGCGTACGGCCCCAAGACCCCCATGGCCCAGGCGGCCCCCGGCACCTGCGCGACCTGCGGCTTCCTGGTGGCCGTCGGCGGCTCGCTGGGGCAGGCGTTCGGGGTCTGCGCGAACGAGTTCAGCCCGGCGGACGGCCGCGTCGTCTCCCTCTCCTACGGCTGCGGCGCCCACTCCGAGGCCGCCGTCATGCCCAAGCCCCCCCGCCCGGCCCCCCCGGTCATCGACGAAACGGTCGTCGAACCCCTCCCCCTCCACCCGGACCGCACAAGCGGCTCCGTCGAGCCGGACACGCCCCCGGAGGAACTGGGCCACAGCTGA